One Aegilops tauschii subsp. strangulata cultivar AL8/78 chromosome 7, Aet v6.0, whole genome shotgun sequence genomic window carries:
- the LOC109734829 gene encoding protein CANDIDATE G-PROTEIN COUPLED RECEPTOR 7 yields the protein MAAAPPLAAALLAVLLALAAPAAAEIRSTAIRADPRTIIPLDEFGFSNQGVLELNVTGIAFDPPASPDLDLSQFGFFLSTLDAWVHVLRQLQDLEVTCALQSDLVRLAYSFDRLRPPSNPAGVPVARSSSFTYAFHVTEPGQYTLVFANCLAGAGGDLRVSMDVSSAMYNVDPATGQRAYLSVGSSALPSIYFLFCVVYAALAAGWVSILLRKRTAVFRIHYFMLAVLVLKGFNLLAEAEDKSYIERTGTAHGWDVLFYIFSFLKGISLFTLIVLIGTGWSFLKPYLADREKKVLMVVIPLQVVANIAQVVIDESGPYARDWVTWRQIFLLVDVVCCCAILFPIVWSIKNLREAARSDGKAAVNLMKLTLFRQYYVVVICYIYFTRVVVYALVTITSYRYLWTSVVAGEIATLAFYVFTGYRFRPEVHNPYFAIDDDEEEAAAEALKLDDEFEL from the coding sequence atggccgccgccccgccgctcgCCGCGGCGCTCCTGGCCGTCCTGCTGGCGCTCGCAGCCCCGGCGGCGGCCGAGATCCGCTCCACGGCGATCCGGGCCGACCCGCGCACCATCATCCCGCTCGACGAGTTCGGCTTCTCCAACCAGGGCGTGCTGGAGCTCAACGTCACCGGCATCGCCTTCGACCCCCCCGCCTCGCCGGACCTCGACCTCTCCCAGTTCGGCTTCTTCCTCTCCACCCTCGACGCCTGGGTGCACGTCCTCCGCCAGCTCCAGGACCTCGAGGTCACCTGCGCGCTCCAGTCCGACCTCGTCAGGCTCGCCTACTCCTTCGACCGCCTCCGCCCGCCGTCCAACCCCGCCGGCGTCCCGGTCGCCCGCTCCTCCTCCTTCACCTACGCCTTCCACGTCACCGAGCCCGGCCAGTACACGCTCGTCTTCGCCAACTgcctcgccggcgccggcggggacCTCAGGGTCTCCATGGACGTCAGCTCCGCCATGTACAACGTCGACCCGGCCACCGGCCAGCGCGCCTACCTCTCCGTCGGCTCCTCCGCGCTGCCCTCCATCTACTTCCTCTTCTGCGTCGTCTACGCCGCGCTCGCCGCCGGCTGGGTCTCCATCCTGCTGCGCAAGCGCACCGCCGTCTTCCGGATCCACTACTTCATGCTCGCGGTCCTCGTGCTCaagggcttcaacctcctcgccgaggccgaggacaagtCCTACATCGAGCGCACCGGCACCGCGCACGGCTGGGATGTGCTCTTCTACATCTTCAGCTTCCTCAAGGGGATCTCGCTCTTCACGCTCATTGTGCTCATCGGCACCGGCTGGTCCTTCCTCAAGCCCTACCTGGCGGACCGTGAGAAGAAGGTGCTCATGGTGGTCATCCCCCTGCAGGTAGTGGCCAACATTGCGCAGGTGGTCATCGATGAATCTGGGCCGTATGCCCGAGACTGGGTCACCTGGAGGCAGATATTCCTGCTGGTGGATGTGGTCTGCTGCTGCGCCATTCTATTCCCGATTGTCTGGTCAATCAAGAACCTCCGGGAGGCTGCCCGCTCCGACGGGAAAGCGGCAGTGAACCTGATGAAGCTCACCCTTTTCCGTCAGTACTACGTGGTTGTCATCTGCTACATTTACTTCACGCGCGTTGTGGTGTACGCGCTGGTGACCATCACCTCGTACCGGTACCTCTGGACTAGCGTTGTGGCTGGAGAGATTGCCACCCTTGCATTCTATGTGTTCACTGGGTACAGGTTCCGGCCTGAGGTGCATAACCCATACTTTGCgattgatgatgatgaggaggaggctgCAGCTGAGGCACTCAAGTTGGATGATGAATTTGAGCTATGA